The Chloroflexi bacterium ADurb.Bin180 region GGCCTTTTTGCCAGCGCGCGCAATCTCGGTGATGCGGTCATAGCCCTGTACCACTGCGGCCTCGCCCTCCAGCCACCGCTCGCGGATGGGCTTGTGTACGGCGCTCGACGCATGCTGGATGCCAGTAAAGCCCAGCACAAAGGGCAGTTCTGCGACAAAGCCACCCAGAGGCTCGATCGTGGCGAAGAGCTCGGCTTCTGCCTGGCGGTAGAACTGCTTGCCGCGAAAGTCCATATAGTTCAGGCCGCCAAAGGTGCACATATAGGCGTCCTGGTAACCACAAACCACTTTCAGATTGTGCAGCTCCACATAGCGGGTCTGCTCGGCGATATGGTAGGCATTCCTGTATTCACCCTGCCAGACCAGGAAAGCATCGAGCAAGGCCACCATCAGGGCCGTGGACCCGGCCAACCCGCTGCGCATCGGGATCTGGCTTTCGTAGGATACGTGGCAGTTCAGCTCGGGTAGCCGCAGGTACTCCAGCACCGCGCGGACCACATCGAACCGGTCACCGGCAGGACGGAGGTCGTCGCGACTAGAGATCCTGCAGGTCTGGCCCGCAGTCTCGAGAGTGATTCCGCGGCCGGGGGTCAGCTCGACTCGTGCTCTCATGTCTACCGAGCAGGATAGCACCGCCCCGCCATACATATCAGTAGGGTTGCCGATGATGCCGGCCCTGCCCGGGGCCGAACACACGACGCGACGCCGCACCTTGCTAGAGGTCATAGGCTTTGGCCTTGATGTACTTGCGCACAAGGTAGCCGTAGCGTTCATCAGCCAGCACAAAGTCGATAAAGGCATAGAAGTAGCTCTCGAGATTGCCGATGTCATAGCGCCTCTGTCCGGGCGGCAAAGACCAGGCATAGACCGGTTTGCCCATATGAATGAGTTGCCGGATGGCGTCCGTAAGTTGGATTTCTCCACGGTGGTCCGCCGGTGTGCGTGCCAGCGCCTCAAAGATCAGCGGGCTGAACACGTACCGTGCCGCTACAGCCAGGGTTGAAGGAGCCGTCCCCGCGGGGGGTTTCTCAACGATACCGGTCATCCGTACCGGCTCGCCAGGCGGCGGCTCACTTCCATCGATGCTGACGATGCCATAGCGAAAGGTCTCTGCCTCCGGCACCTGCTCCACTACCACCACTGCCGCTGCATCCAGGTCAATGTGCGCCTTCATCATCGCCTGAATCGGCGCCGAGGGATGGTCGGCGGCGATGATCGAATCACCCAGGGCTACCACGCAGTCATCCCCATCGACAAAATCGGCACCCATCGCGATGGCATGACCAAGCCCTTTGGGCTCGCTTTGCCGCGTGTAAAAGAACCTCGCCCTCTCCTCCAGGAAACGCATGTCCGCCAACAGCGATTCATTGCCCGCCTGCTGCAGAGCCGCAACAAGCTGCGGATCCGAGTCCAGGTGATCTTCGATGGCCCGCTTGCGTCGCCCGGTCACGATGAGTATCTCTCCCAGCCCCGCTTCTTCGAGTTCCTCAACCACATACTGAATGACTGGCTTTCTCCCTACCGGAAGCATCTCTTTGGGCTGGGACTTGGTGGCCGGCAGGAGCCTCGTTCCCAGGCCCGCCGCCGGTACGATCGCCTTGGAAATGGTACGTGTCATCTCTGGCACCTCCTACGAAATCTGACTCGAACTGGTTAACAGTTCCCCCTGCAGACCCTGCTCGGTCATCCCTGTGAGTCGAACCGGCGTGATGCGATTGTGCAGGTCGGCAGCGCTCTGCGTCTCTACGCGGATATAGTTGCCGGTCAAACCGTTCCACATCCCGTCGCGCTGGCTCTCCCACAGCACCTCGGCTGCCCGGCCAACGTACTGCGCTCGAAAGTCGCGGCTGCACCTGCGGCCCAGCTCGAGCAGGCGTGCCACTCGAGATTGAGCCACGTCAGGACAAACCCGATCCGGCATTGCCGCAGCCACTGTGCCCGGCCGCGCCGAATACGGAAAGACGTGAATCCGTGCAAAACCGACCTCTTCGGCCAGATGCACCGTCTGGGAGAACTCGTCCTCGTTTTCGCCCGGAAACCCGACGATGATATCCGTAGCCACCGCCAGATCCGGGATCGCTGCCCTGGCCCGCTGCACGAGGTCCAGGAACAGCCCGCTGGAGCAGCGACGCCCCATACGCTGAAGGGTCGCGTCGCAGCCACTCTGGAGCGGCAAGTGCAGATGGGGGCACAGACGTCTGTCCTGCCACAGCGCGAGGAGCTCGTCAGTGAGGTCCCACGGTTCGATAGAGCTCGCTCTGATGCGCGGGATGCTCGTCTGCCCCAGAATCGCCCTCAGGAGGTCGGCCAGGCTCTCCCCCCGTTCTCGCCCGAACGCCCCGATGTGGACGCCGGTCAGCACTGCTTCCTGGTAACCTTCTCGCTCTCGCGCCTGAATCTCAGCCACAACCGAGGAAATCGATGCGCTGCGCTGCTTGCCGCGAGCCACTCGCACGATGCAGTAGGTGCAGGTATTGTCGCACCCATCCTGGATCTTGATCAGTGCCCTCGTTCGCAGATGGGCTGGAGTCACGCCACGCTCCGTTGCGTCGTGTTCGCGCTGTCGTGCTGTTGTCTCAGCCGGCAGGTCAAGCTGTCGCACGAGCTCGCTGACGAGGTGTTCCTTTTGTGCCGTGCCTGCCACCAGGGCTACCGATGCGAGTGCCTGTACCTCCGTCGCATTCAGCTCGGCATAGCAGCCGGTGACCACCAGCCTGGCCCCCGGGCTGACACGGCCCAGTCTCCTCACGAGCTGACGCGACTTGCGCGCCGCCACGTGGGTGACGGCACAGGTGTTGGCCACGCACAGGTCCGCCTGCTCAGGCTCGGCCACGATCTCACAGCCCAGAGCGGCCAGTTCGCGCGCCCAGGCCTCGACCTCACTCTGGTTCAGCTTGCATCCCAGCGAGGCCAGGTGCACTTTCATCACGCCACCTGGGCCCTGCGCAGCGCCGGCGAACGCCATAGCGCATAGCAAGCGCTCCCGAGCGTAATGGCCGCGCCGATAGCCACTGCAGCGCGAACGCCGAGCATCTGCCCGAGCGTGCCCGCCATGAGTGAAGCGAAAGGAGTGCTGCCAAAGAACAGCAGGATATAGACCGCCATGACCCGGCCTCTCAGGTCGTCAGGGACCGCGCCTTGAATCATCGTATTGATGGTGGCATTCTGCGCCACGAATCCCATGCCGTTGAGGGCCAGGCACACAGCAGAAAAGGCCAGTGAACGGGAAACCGAAAACCCCAACACCGAGAGAGGAAAGAGCAACGCACCTCCGGCCATCAGGAAGCGTCGGCCAGAGTGAGCCGCCATCGAAGCCACAAGCAGGGATCCGGTCAAAGCACCCACGCCCACCGCCGCGTTCAGGGTCCCGAGCCCCGTCTCGCCAACGTGCAGGACGCCAGCCGCATAGGCCGGCATGAGGATCGTATGGAAGAAGCCAAACAACTGACCCACACCGACCAGCGCGAGCAGAGTGCACAGCGGCCTGTTTCGCCAGATGTAGCTCATGCCAACTCGCACCTGAGCGACGACGCTCTCACTCGCTGTCCTGGGCTCGCAGGGAGCAAGTTTCATCGACAGCAGCGCTGCCAGCACGGCCAGAAAACTGAGCCCATTCATCGCGAAACACGGGGCAGCGCCAAACCTGGCCAGAATGAGCCCCCCGATAGCCGGGCCGATCACTCGCCCCGTGTTGATGATGGTCGAGTTGAGTGCGACGGCGTTCATCAAGTCGCGTCGGTCGTCGACCATCTCTACGGCCATGGCGTGCCGGGCAGGAGCTTCGAACGAGTTGGCCACTCCGTTGCACGCAGCCAACAGGGCTACATGCCACGGCTGCAGTCGGTGGAGCGCCGCCAGCCCTGCCAGGGTTAAGGCCTGCAGCATCATCGCCACCTGCGCGATGAGCACCACACG contains the following coding sequences:
- the gtaB_1 gene encoding UTP--glucose-1-phosphate uridylyltransferase, producing the protein MTRTISKAIVPAAGLGTRLLPATKSQPKEMLPVGRKPVIQYVVEELEEAGLGEILIVTGRRKRAIEDHLDSDPQLVAALQQAGNESLLADMRFLEERARFFYTRQSEPKGLGHAIAMGADFVDGDDCVVALGDSIIAADHPSAPIQAMMKAHIDLDAAAVVVVEQVPEAETFRYGIVSIDGSEPPPGEPVRMTGIVEKPPAGTAPSTLAVAARYVFSPLIFEALARTPADHRGEIQLTDAIRQLIHMGKPVYAWSLPPGQRRYDIGNLESYFYAFIDFVLADERYGYLVRKYIKAKAYDL
- the mtaB gene encoding Threonylcarbamoyladenosine tRNA methylthiotransferase MtaB, translating into MKVHLASLGCKLNQSEVEAWARELAALGCEIVAEPEQADLCVANTCAVTHVAARKSRQLVRRLGRVSPGARLVVTGCYAELNATEVQALASVALVAGTAQKEHLVSELVRQLDLPAETTARQREHDATERGVTPAHLRTRALIKIQDGCDNTCTYCIVRVARGKQRSASISSVVAEIQAREREGYQEAVLTGVHIGAFGRERGESLADLLRAILGQTSIPRIRASSIEPWDLTDELLALWQDRRLCPHLHLPLQSGCDATLQRMGRRCSSGLFLDLVQRARAAIPDLAVATDIIVGFPGENEDEFSQTVHLAEEVGFARIHVFPYSARPGTVAAAMPDRVCPDVAQSRVARLLELGRRCSRDFRAQYVGRAAEVLWESQRDGMWNGLTGNYIRVETQSAADLHNRITPVRLTGMTEQGLQGELLTSSSQIS
- a CDS encoding enterobactin exporter EntS, with the translated sequence MIQSSRNVRPARTRGRASGLPRSWPATFAALRHRNFRLWFVGQTLSVIGTWAQSVAQGWVVYELTKSELALGAVQFFGSLPTLFLMIPAGAVADRLPKRRVVLIAQVAMMLQALTLAGLAALHRLQPWHVALLAACNGVANSFEAPARHAMAVEMVDDRRDLMNAVALNSTIINTGRVIGPAIGGLILARFGAAPCFAMNGLSFLAVLAALLSMKLAPCEPRTASESVVAQVRVGMSYIWRNRPLCTLLALVGVGQLFGFFHTILMPAYAAGVLHVGETGLGTLNAAVGVGALTGSLLVASMAAHSGRRFLMAGGALLFPLSVLGFSVSRSLAFSAVCLALNGMGFVAQNATINTMIQGAVPDDLRGRVMAVYILLFFGSTPFASLMAGTLGQMLGVRAAVAIGAAITLGSACYALWRSPALRRAQVA